In the Terriglobales bacterium genome, TCGGTGTGATGACCGCGGGCGGCGCCAGCAGCAGGTGGTCTCCGCGCAAGCCGTCTACGCATCCCTGCATGGGATAGACCATCACGCCGCGGCGGGCGGCGGCCTGGGCTACGCGCCCGGCAAAGTTGACCTCCGGCGGGAAAGGCTTGCTGCTCTTCTTGTCGGTCACGAACTCCACGCCGCGCAGCAATCCGAGCCCACGCACGTCGCCCACGGAGCGGCAATCACGCAAGGATTCGAGTGCGCGCGCAAACGCCGCAGCCGTCGACCGCGCGCGACCAGAATCTGCGGCTTCGACCAGTCTGCGGCGCCGCATGTAAGCCAGCACGGCGCGTCCCGCAGCCACAGCTACAGGGTGAGCGTTGTACGTGAAGCCGTGGACGAAAGCGCCGGAACCGCGTGCGATGGCCTCCGCCACGCGCCGGCTGGCGATCACTGCGCCCAGCGGCACGTAACCGCTGGCAATGCCCTTGCCGGCCACGATGATGTCCGGCTGCACGCCAAAATGCTGGACGGCGAAATTGCGCCCGGTGCGACCGAAGCCGGTCATCACTTCGTCGGCGATGAGCAGGACTCCGCGGCCGCGACAGATTCTCGCCACGCCCTCCAGGTATCCGCGCGGCGGAACGGCAGCGCCCAGAGTCGCGCCGCTCACTGGCTCGAAGATGAACGCGGCGGTTGTGCCGCGGGAGTCGGCGATGGCCCGCTCGACTTCCTGGGCGTAACGGCGAGCGCACTCGTCGCCGTCGTAGCGGCACCGGTAGCAGTAAGGAAGCCCGACATGCTCGAAGGTTCGCGGGCGGCGCACCATGGGCAGGTAGATATCGCGGCGCCTGCGGTTGCCCGAAACAGCCAGGGCGCCCAGGGTTGCGCCGTGGTAGCTCTGCCAGCGGCTCAGGATGCGGAAGCGGCTTGCATGGCCGCTTTCCACCTGGAATTGGCGCGCCAGCTTCAGGGCGGTTTCCACGGCCTCCGATCCGCCGCAGGTGAAATAGACCTTACCGCCACGGAAGTGCTCGCCCGCAAAACGCAGAACCTCAGCGGCAAACTCTTCGGCGATGCCGGTGACAAACTGGCTGGAGTGGACGAATTCCAGTGCGCGCGCCTGGCGGGCCATGGCGTCCGCCACTTCGCGCACGCCGTGCCCGATGAAGTTG is a window encoding:
- a CDS encoding aspartate aminotransferase family protein translates to MPHVHPSARRSGLLRRSFMRPYPEAVRGRGVWLWDAEGRRYLDLAGSAAVNFIGHGVREVADAMARQARALEFVHSSQFVTGIAEEFAAEVLRFAGEHFRGGKVYFTCGGSEAVETALKLARQFQVESGHASRFRILSRWQSYHGATLGALAVSGNRRRRDIYLPMVRRPRTFEHVGLPYCYRCRYDGDECARRYAQEVERAIADSRGTTAAFIFEPVSGATLGAAVPPRGYLEGVARICRGRGVLLIADEVMTGFGRTGRNFAVQHFGVQPDIIVAGKGIASGYVPLGAVIASRRVAEAIARGSGAFVHGFTYNAHPVAVAAGRAVLAYMRRRRLVEAADSGRARSTAAAFARALESLRDCRSVGDVRGLGLLRGVEFVTDKKSSKPFPPEVNFAGRVAQAAARRGVMVYPMQGCVDGLRGDHLLLAPPAVITPREIGWAIEHLREAIKHAEAAI